The following are encoded together in the Lactuca sativa cultivar Salinas chromosome 1, Lsat_Salinas_v11, whole genome shotgun sequence genome:
- the LOC111918484 gene encoding casparian strip membrane protein 1, protein MDSSRSSKESGDIAIPVREVTSSKSVKGAPPIVAATTVRLGQQPPVGGWKRGVGIIDLILRICAITATLAAAAVMGTTSQNLQFFTRFFQFQASYDDFPTFTFFLVGNVITCVYLLLSLPLSIVCIIRPHIVGARMLLLLFDTLALALTMAAASAAAAIVYLAHNGNPNTNWPALCQQFNEFCPRVSGAVVGSFLATAILVALIVLSAAALRRN, encoded by the exons ATGGATTCAAGTCGTTCAAGCAAAGAAAGTGGTGATATTGCAATTCCAGTGAGGGAGGTTACCTCCTCCAAGTCCGTGAAGGGTGCACCACCTATTGTGGCGGCAACCACCGTGAGACTTGGCCAACAACCACCGGTTGGAGGGTGGAAAAGAGGTGTTGGCATTATTGATCTAATTTTAAGGATATGTGCGATTACTGCTACTTTAGCTGCAGCTGCGGTTATGGGCACCACGAGCCAAAACCTCCAGTTTTTCACTCGGTTTTTTCAGTTCCAAGCTAGCTATGATGATTTTCCCACATTTAC GTTTTTCTTGGTAGGAAATGTGATAACTTGTGTATACCTACTCCTTTCCTTGCCTTTATCGATCGTTTGTATCATTCGCCCACATATCGTAGGAGCTAGGATGTTGCTCCTTCTTTTCGACACG CTAGCATTAGCTTTGACTATGGCGGCTGCATCGGCGGCTGCCGCCATCGTGTACTTGGCACACAACGGAAACCCCAACACCAATTGGCCGGCGCTTTGTCAGCAATTCAATGAGTTCTGTCCACGTGTTAGTGGGGCAGTGGTGGGTTCCTTTCTAGCGACGGCGATTTTGGTGGCATTGATAGTGCTATCCGCCGCTGCTCTCCGGAGGAACTAA
- the LOC111918499 gene encoding aquaporin SIP1-1, which yields MGVVKAAIGDGVLTFMWVFCASTLGATTSVIAAAIGIQGMASLLITISLVFILLLIFGVIGDALGGASFNPTGTATFYAAGLGRDSLISAAVRFPAQALGAVGGAMAIVEVMPLEHKHKLGGPSLKVDMHTGAIAEGVLTFFTSILVLCIILKGPKSPLIKNFLLSTSIVTMVVAGAKYTGPSMNPANAFGWAYVNKRHDTWEHFYVYWICPFVGAIFAGWVFRLFFPHQSKTKVKTKSKKA from the exons ATGGGGGTAGTGAAGGCGGCGATTGGTGATGGGGTGTTGACTTTCATGTGGGTTTTCTGTGCTTCCACCCTTGGTGCTACTACTTCCGTCATCGCCGCTGCCATCGGGATCCAAGGGATGgcgtctcttttgatcacaatcTCCCTCGTATTCATTCTCTTGCTCATCTTCGGTGTTATTGGCGATGCGTTAGGTGGAGCTAGCTTCAATCCCACCGGTACTGCCACCTTCTATGCTGCCGGTCTCGGCCGCGATTCTCTCATCTCCGCCGCCGTCCGATTTCCTGCTCAG GCTTTAGGTGCTGTTGGTGGTGCTATGGCGATTGTTGAAGTAATGCCATTGGAGCACAAACACAAGCTCGGTGGACCTTCTCTGAAAGTTGACATGCACACGGGTGCCATTGCTGAGGGGGTGTTGACTTTCTTTACAAGTATTTTGGTCCTATGTATCATTCTCAAAGGTCCCAAAAGTCCACTCATAAAGAATTTTCTGCTTTCCACATCAATCGTCACTATGGTCGTTGCCGGTGCCAAGTACACTGGTCCTTCAATGAATCCCGCCAAT GCGTTTGGGTGGGCATATGTGAATAAGCGACATGATACATGGGAACATTTTTATGTTTATTGGATTTGTCCATTTGTAGGTGCAATATTTGCTGGTTGGGTTTTCCGATTGTTCTTTCCACATCAATCGAAGACGAAGGTGAAGACAAAATCGAAAAAGGCTTGA